One stretch of Nicotiana tabacum cultivar K326 chromosome 18, ASM71507v2, whole genome shotgun sequence DNA includes these proteins:
- the LOC107767545 gene encoding zinc finger protein ZAT12-like, with protein MTSMKRSREEERQVEAEAMANCALMLLSRLNNNNTTSTDRDYHNEFECKTCNKRFQSFQALGGHRASHKRPKLLTGAGDFLVQSKKNKMHDCSICGMEFSLGQALGGHMRRHRDEINKTSTAAGKTIIPVVGKKMIPVLKKSNSSKRIFCLDLNLTPDVDVDLKLWPTEPVSSPVLRRFF; from the coding sequence ATGACTAGTATGAAAAGAAGcagagaagaagaaaggcaagtgGAAGCAGAAGCCATGGCTAACTGCGCTTTAATGCTATTGTCTcgtttaaacaacaacaacaccacTTCAACAGATCGAGATTATCACAATGAGTTTGAATGCAAGACTTGTAATAAACGCTTCCAATCTTTCCAAGCTCTTGGCGGCCACAGGGCAAGTCATAAACGGCCAAAATTACTCACCGGAGCCGGAGATTTTCTTGTGCAATCCAAAAAGAATAAAATGCATGATTGTTCTATTTGTGGTATGGAGTTCTCTTTGGGTCAAGCTTTAGGTGGACACATGAGGCGTCACCGTGATGAAATTAATAAAACCTCGACGGCAGCCGGAAAGACGATTATTCCGGTCGTCGGAAAGAAGATGATACCGGTTTTGAAGAAGTCAAATAGCAGCAAGAGAATTTTTTGCTTGGACTTGAACTTAACCCCTGATGTAGATGTTGATCTGAAGTTATGGCCGACGGAGCCGGTTTCATCTCCGGTTTTGCGACGCTTCTTTTAA
- the LOC107794226 gene encoding uncharacterized protein LOC107794226, translated as MALKRSREEETVSVEKLAMANCVDIMKRNQSKGRSKIFECKTCKKQFDSFQALGGHRASHKNTAIKLMLMSTFPNELPGKPKKHECSFCGEEFALGQALGGHMRKHRDQLNQQQQYQYKKKKVQEKSDVSDQEDGKEKKDLGSEGIFFLDLNLTPYENELMAGIVPVRSWL; from the coding sequence ATGGCGTTAAAGAGAAGCAGAGAAGAAGAAACTGTATCAGTGGAGAAACTAGCAATGGCGAATTGTGTAGATATAATGAAGAGAAATCAATCAAAAGGACGTAGTAAAATCTTTGAGTGCAAAACATGCAAAAAACAATTTGATTCGTTTCAAGCACTGGGGGGACACAGAGCAAGTCATAAAAATACAGCTATTAAACTCATGTTGATGAGTACTTTTCCTAACGAGTTACCTGGTAAACCTAAGAAACATGAATGTTCGTTTTGTGGTGAAGAGTTTGCTTTAGGCCAAGCTTTAGGTGGACATATGAGAAAACATCGCGATCAATTAAATCAACAGCAGCAATACCAGTATAAGAAGAAGAAGGTACAAGAGAAGAGTGATGTATCTGATCAAGAAGATGGTAAAGAGAAGAAGGATTTGGGTAGTGAAGGGATTTTTttcttggatttgaatttgaCGCCGTATGAGAATGAATTGATGGCGGGGATAGTTCCTGTTCGTTCTTGGTTGTAA